In a genomic window of Callithrix jacchus isolate 240 chromosome 22, calJac240_pri, whole genome shotgun sequence:
- the CYP2A7 gene encoding cytochrome P450 2A13 has product MLASGLLLVALLACLTVMVLMSVWRQRKSKGKLPPGPTPLPFIGNYLQLNTEQMYNSLMKISERYGPVFTIHLGFRRVVVLCGYDAVKEALLDQAEEFGGRGEQATFNWLFKGYGLALSNGERAKQLRRFSITTLRDFGVGKRGIEERIQEEAGFLIEVLRGTRGANIDPTFFLSRTVSNVISSIVFGDRFDYEDKEFLSLLRMMLGSFQFTATSMGQLYEMFPSVMKHLPGPQQQAFKELQGLKDFVAKKVEHSQRTLDPNSPRDFIDSFLIRIREEEKNPHTEFYLKNLVLTTLNLFFAGTETVSTTLRYGFLLLMKHPEVEAKVHEEIDRVIGKNRQPKFEDRAKMPYTEAVIHEMQRFADIIPMGLARRVTKDTKFRDFILPKGTEVFPLLGSVLRDSRFFSNPRDFNPQHFLDEKGQFKKSDAFVPFSIGKRYCFGEGLARMELFLFLTTIMQNFRFKSPQSPKDIDVSPKHVGFGTIPPNYTMSFLPR; this is encoded by the exons atgctggcctcagGGCTGCTTCTGGTGGCCTTGCTGGCCTGCCTGACTGTGATGGTCTTGATGTCTGtctggaggcagaggaagagcaaGGGGAAGCTGCCTCCGGGACCCACCCCGTTGCCCTTCATTGGAAACTATCTGCAGCTGAATACAGAGCAGATGTACAACTCCCTCATGAAG ATCAGTGAGCGCTATGGCCCCGTGTTCACCATTCACCTGGGGTTCCGGCGGGTCGTGGTGCTGTGCGGATACGATGCCGTCAAGGAGGCTCTGCTGGACCAGGCTGAGGAGTTCGGTGGGCGCGGCGAGCAGGCCACCTTCAACTGGCTCTTCAAAGGCTATG GCTTGGCGTTGAGCAACGGGGAGCGCGCCAAGCAGCTCCGGCGCTTCTCCATCACCACCCTGCGGGACTTCGGGGTGGGCAAGCGCGGCATCGAGGAGCGCATCCAGGAGGAGGCGGGCTTCCTCATCGAGGTCCTCCGGGGCACGCGCG GCGCCAATATCGATCCCACCTTCTTCCTGAGCCGCACGGTCTCCAATGTCATCAGCTCTATCGTCTTTGGGGACCGCTTTGACTATGAGGACAAAGAGTTTCTGTCACTGCTGCGCATGATGCTGGGAAGCTtccagttcaccgcaacctctatgGGGCAG CTCTATGAGATGTTCCCTTCAGTGATGAAACACCTGCCAGGCCCACAGCAACAGGCCTTCAAGGAGCTGCAAGGGCTCAAGGACTTCGTAGCCAAGAAGGTGGAGCACAGCCAGCGCACACTGGATCCCAATTCCCCACGGGACTTCATCGACTCCTTTCTCATCCGCATTCGGGAG GAGGAGAAGAACCCCCACACGGAGTTCTACTTGAAGAACCTGGTGCTGACCACGCTGAACCTCTTCTTTGCGGGCACTGAGACCGTCAGCACGACCCTGCGCTATGGCTTCCTTCTGCTCATGAAGCACCCAGAAGTGGAGG ccaAGGTCCATGAGGAGATTGACAGAGTGATCGGCAAGAACCGGCAGCCCAAGTTTGAGGACCGGGCCAAGATGCCCTACACGGAGGCGGTGATCCACGAGATGCAAAGATTTGCAGACATAATCCCCATGGGTCTGGCCCGCAGGGTCACTAAGGACACCAAGTTTCGGGACTTCATCCTCCCTAAG GGCACCGAAGTGTTCCCTCTGCTGGGCTCTGTGCTAAGAGACTCCAGGTTCTTCTCCAATCCCCGTGACTTCAACCCCCAGCACTTCCTGGATGAGAAGGGGCAGTTTAAGAAGAGTGATGCATTTGTGCCCTTCTCCATCG GAAAGCGGTACTGTTTCGGAGAAGGCCTGGCCAGAATGGAGCTCTTTCTGTTCCTCACCACCATCATGCAGAACTTCCGCTTCAAGTCGCCGCAGTCGCCCAAGGACATCGACGTGTCCCCCAAACACGTGGGCTTTGGCACAATCCCACCAAACTACACCATGAGCTTCCTGCCCCGCTGA